A single region of the Lotus japonicus ecotype B-129 chromosome 4, LjGifu_v1.2 genome encodes:
- the LOC130713892 gene encoding class V chitinase-like — protein MKNTMTNTFLFSLLILLQLTFSSAQTTVVKGGYWYSDAGLAASDIDSTLFTHLFCAFADLDTTTNQLTISSSNAQPFSTFTETVQQNNPSVKTLLSIGGGGGSSLAQTFSTMANQSSTRKTFIDSSIQIARANNFHGLDLDWEYPNSDADKTNYASLITEWREAVKEESRTSGLPELLLTAAVAGSDQISLLENYPVQEISQNLDWVNAMVYDLFIPEGYPTETQPPAPLKNPIGQFSGDQGISKWVELGLSESKLAIGLPFYGYSWRLVSGDEHGLFAAANGAADSGGGAIGYGDIVRDYVNKGAQRVYNSTFVTDYCYSGTTWIGYDDTQSVTAKVDYAKERGLVGYFAWQLGGDDDSWTLSKAASNAWGA, from the exons ATGAAGAACACAATGACCAACACATTTCTATTTTCCCTCCTTATTCTACTCCAACTCACATTCTCCTCCGCACAAACCACCGTAGTCAAAGGCGGATACTGGTATTCCGACGCCGGCCTCGCCGCTTCCGACATCGACTCCACACTCTTCACCCACCTCTTCTGCGCATTCGCAGACCTCGACACCACCACAAACCAGCTCACAATCTCATCCTCCAACGCACAACCCTTCTCCACCTTCACCGAAACCGTTCAGCAGAACAATCCCTCAGTCAAAACCCTCCTCTCCatcggcggcggcggcggttcTTCCTTAGCACAAACCTTCTCCACAATGGCAAACCAATCCAGCACCCGCAAAACCTTCATAGATTCCTCAATTCAAATCGCAAGAGCAAACAACTTCCACGGCCTCGATCTCGATTGGGAGTACCCTAACTCCGACGCCGACAAAACAAATTATGCTTCACTCATCACAGAATGGCGAGAAGCGGTTAAAGAAGAATCCAGAACCTCAGGGTTACCGGAGTTGCTGTTAACCGCCGCGGTGGCCGGATCTGACCAGATTTCATTGCtggaaaactaccctgttcaAGAAATTTCACAAAACCTGGATTGGGTTAACGCTATGGTTTACGACCTTTTCATACCGGAGGGGTACCCAACGGAAACGCAACCACCGGCGCCGTTGAAGAATCCGATAGGTCAATTCAGCGGAGATCAGGGGATTTCGAAATGGGTTGAACTGGGGCTTTCTGAGAGCAAATTGGCGATTGGGTTGCCGTTTTACGGTTACTCGTGGCGGTTGGTGAGCGGTGATGAGCATGGGTTGTTTGCGGCGGCGAATGGCGCGGCGGATTCTGGTGGCGGTGCGATTGGGTATGGGGATATAGTTAGGGATTATGTGAATAAGGGGGCGCAGAGGGTGTATAATTCAAcgtttgtgacggattattgTTATTCTGGGACGACTTGGATTGGTTATGATGATACTCAGAGTGTGACTGCGAAGGTGGATTATGCTAAGGAGAGAGGGTTGGTTGGGTATTTTGCTTGGCAACTTGGGGGTGATGATGATAGTTGGACACTTTCTAAAGCTG CTTCTAATGCATGGGGAGCATAA
- the LOC130714560 gene encoding uncharacterized protein LOC130714560 — MFRACIHAPSISPFNCCLSSKAKRNFCRSSMAASSVRIAVVGDVHDFWNFEQDSKALQFLQADLVLFTGDFGDENVEVVQSVANLEFAKAVILGNHDSWFTNQFLESEKDKVQLQLECLGKEHVAYRRLDFPPLKVSVVGGRPFSAGGKSLFRKKLLSARYGIKDLDGSAIRIQKAALGTPDDHFLILLAHNGPTGLGSSLNDICGKDWEYGSHGDHGDPDLAHAISLLKENNQVPIPLVVFGHMHKELAHGNGFRKMIAVGADNTIYLNGAIVPRVKSLRDESALSSPDAEGTTRAFTLVEISEGRVVKVVESWISVVEGRTKLEEEHILYEGN; from the exons ATGTTTCGCGCGTGCATTCACGCGCCATCCATTTCCCCATTCAACTGTTGTCTGAGCTCGAAGGCGAAGCGCAACTTCTGTCGCTCTTCAATGGCCGCATCCTCTGTTCGAATCGCCGTCGTCGGTGATGTG CATGACTTCTGGAACTTCGAACAAGATTCAAAGGCACTTCAGTTCTTGCAG GCAGATTTGGTGCTGTTTACAG GTGATTTTGGTGATGAAAATGTTGAAGTCGTTCAGAGTGTTGCAAATCTTGAATTTGCTAAAGCAGTTATATTAGGAAACCATGATTCCTGGTTTACAAATCAGTTTTTGGAAAG CGAGAAGGATAAAGTGCAGCTTCAGCTAGAATG CCTAGGCAAGGAGCATGTGGCTTATCGACGCTTAGACTTCCCTCCATTAAAAGTTAGTGTTGTTGGTGGACGGCCGTTTTCTGCCGGGGGCAAATCACTATTTCGAAAAAAGCTTCTTTCTGCAAG ATATGGAATCAAAGACTTGGATGGGAGTGCTATAAGAATCCAGAAAGCTGCTCTTGGTACACCAGACGATCATTTTCTTATACTTCTTGCACATAATGGACCCACAG GCCTTGGTTCTAGTTTGAATGATATATGTGGAAAAGATTGGGAATATGGGAGTCATGGTGATCATGGGGACCCAG ATCTAGCTCACGCAATATCCTTGCTTAAAGAGAACAATCAAGTACCTATTCCATTGGTTGTGTTCGGTCACATGCACAAAGAATTGGCACATGGCAATGGCTTTAGGAAAATGATTGCGGTAGGCGCTGACAACACCATATACTTGAATGGGGCCATTGTTCCGAGGGTCAAAAGCTTACGTGATGAAAGTGCTCTCTCATCACCAGACGCAGAAGGTACAACAAGGGCCTTTACCTTAGTTGAGATTTCAGAAGGAAGAGTTGTCAAGGTTGTAGAAAGTTGGATCTCAGTTGTTGAAGGTAGGACCAAGTTAGAAGAAGAGCATATATTATATGAAGGTAACTAG